Proteins encoded together in one Nitrospirota bacterium window:
- a CDS encoding heavy metal translocating P-type ATPase metal-binding domain-containing protein translates to MERPEHTPTCAHCLGEAAGAGAVREGDKTFCCTGCRGVYQLLCGQGLASFYGLREGWRPGRPVFEAASPALFEDQVLSAGGERQLDLSLSGLRCAACVWLIERVLGRQAGVTSARVNYATHRARVRWDPERTDLGAVLERISSLGYSPRPAFSSGFAEAIARERKSLLIRLGTAGFFSLQVMLFSLALYIGYFDGMDPWAKRLIQAVMWALATPVLFYSGYPFIVHTLRGIRNRAATMDTLVFLGSMSAYAFSAVQVLRGGEVYFDTAVMIVTLILFGRLLEAGARGKGQEALGALLSLQPCQARAVLSGGERQVVPLSALREGDLLEVIPGEAVPLDGMVVAGGGEVDESMLTGEPMPVGKAPGERVFAGTANLTGSITLRASGGTGDTVLARVIRAVEEAQGREAPVQRAADKVVGWAVPAVCAVAAGTFLYWLSRGVGTSAALMNAVSVLVIACPCALGLATPMAMLRGSSRASSEGILLRGGDVLEALGGVDVVVFDKTGTLSMGRPALTDVAATGMGEEELRLLAASLESRSEHALGRALAGAAEGGLLPVEDFRAHPGGGVEGRVGGRNVVLGSGRFLRERGVTWRPAEEDMRAGLSRAGKTVVGLAQDGGLAGWFALADPPRPEAGEVMRALAARGLDVRVRSGDIPEAVRTMAVEAGLLGEEERAGEADVIRGGASPIEKAQYVRALRESGRRVMMVGDGINDAAALAEAHVGVAVGKATDVARKSADVVFLREDLRLLPSLLKIASHTLGAVRQNLFWAFSYNLVALPLAVTGLIHPIASAALMAGSSLVVAANSLRLGVERRRAPASGERVGERAVSLAS, encoded by the coding sequence ATGGAAAGGCCGGAGCATACGCCGACGTGTGCCCATTGCCTGGGGGAGGCCGCGGGGGCGGGGGCCGTCCGGGAAGGCGACAAGACGTTCTGCTGCACGGGCTGCCGTGGGGTTTACCAGCTTCTTTGCGGGCAGGGCCTCGCGTCTTTCTACGGCCTTCGGGAGGGATGGAGGCCCGGGCGTCCGGTCTTCGAGGCCGCCTCGCCGGCGCTCTTCGAGGACCAGGTCCTGAGCGCAGGGGGCGAAAGACAACTGGACCTCTCGCTTTCGGGCCTAAGGTGCGCGGCCTGCGTCTGGCTCATCGAGCGTGTGCTGGGCAGGCAGGCGGGGGTGACCTCCGCCAGGGTCAACTACGCGACCCACCGGGCAAGGGTACGCTGGGACCCGGAGAGGACGGACCTCGGGGCCGTTCTGGAAAGGATAAGCTCGCTGGGGTATTCGCCCCGCCCCGCCTTCTCCTCCGGCTTTGCGGAGGCCATCGCCCGGGAAAGGAAGAGCCTCCTCATACGCCTGGGGACGGCGGGGTTTTTCTCGCTTCAGGTCATGCTTTTCTCTCTGGCCCTGTACATTGGCTACTTCGACGGCATGGACCCCTGGGCCAAGAGGCTCATCCAGGCCGTCATGTGGGCCCTGGCGACCCCGGTGCTCTTTTACTCCGGGTATCCCTTCATCGTCCACACTCTCCGGGGCATCCGCAATCGCGCGGCCACCATGGACACCTTGGTCTTTCTGGGCTCCATGAGCGCGTACGCCTTCAGTGCCGTGCAGGTGCTCAGGGGAGGGGAGGTCTACTTCGACACCGCGGTGATGATCGTCACCCTCATCCTCTTCGGGCGGCTCCTTGAGGCGGGGGCCAGGGGCAAGGGACAGGAGGCCCTGGGCGCCCTCCTGTCCCTCCAGCCCTGTCAGGCCCGGGCCGTCCTGAGCGGCGGAGAGCGGCAGGTCGTTCCCCTGTCTGCCCTCAGGGAGGGCGACCTCCTCGAGGTTATCCCGGGGGAGGCCGTTCCCCTTGATGGCATGGTGGTGGCCGGCGGCGGCGAGGTGGACGAGTCCATGCTTACGGGCGAGCCCATGCCCGTGGGAAAGGCCCCGGGGGAACGGGTCTTTGCCGGGACCGCGAACCTTACGGGGAGCATCACGCTCAGGGCCAGCGGGGGAACCGGAGACACCGTGCTGGCCCGGGTCATCCGCGCGGTCGAGGAGGCCCAGGGACGGGAGGCCCCCGTTCAGAGGGCGGCTGACAAGGTAGTGGGATGGGCGGTGCCCGCCGTCTGCGCTGTGGCGGCGGGGACGTTCCTTTACTGGCTCTCGCGGGGCGTGGGGACCTCGGCCGCCCTCATGAACGCCGTCTCGGTGCTGGTCATCGCCTGCCCCTGCGCCCTGGGGCTGGCCACTCCCATGGCCATGCTGAGGGGCTCCTCGCGGGCCTCCTCGGAGGGGATTTTACTCAGAGGGGGCGACGTGCTGGAGGCCCTGGGCGGGGTGGACGTCGTCGTCTTCGACAAGACCGGCACCCTGAGCATGGGGCGGCCCGCTCTCACCGATGTGGCGGCCACGGGCATGGGCGAGGAGGAGCTCCGTCTACTGGCCGCCTCCCTGGAGAGCCGTTCGGAGCACGCCCTGGGACGGGCCCTGGCAGGGGCCGCCGAGGGCGGCCTCCTTCCGGTGGAGGATTTCAGGGCCCACCCCGGAGGCGGCGTAGAGGGCAGGGTCGGCGGGCGGAACGTCGTGCTGGGGAGCGGGCGTTTCCTCAGGGAGCGGGGCGTCACGTGGAGGCCCGCGGAGGAAGACATGCGGGCCGGCCTGAGCCGGGCGGGGAAGACCGTGGTGGGCCTGGCCCAGGATGGCGGGCTTGCCGGGTGGTTCGCCCTGGCCGACCCCCCGAGGCCCGAGGCGGGCGAGGTCATGAGGGCCCTCGCGGCGAGGGGCCTGGACGTGCGAGTGCGGAGCGGGGATATCCCGGAGGCCGTAAGGACAATGGCTGTGGAGGCCGGCCTCCTGGGCGAGGAAGAACGCGCCGGGGAGGCGGACGTTATCAGGGGCGGGGCCTCCCCCATCGAGAAGGCGCAATACGTCCGCGCTTTGCGGGAATCGGGCAGGAGGGTGATGATGGTGGGCGACGGCATAAACGACGCTGCCGCGCTGGCCGAGGCCCATGTGGGGGTTGCGGTGGGTAAGGCGACCGACGTCGCCCGAAAGAGCGCCGACGTGGTCTTCCTGAGAGAGGACCTTCGGCTTCTCCCTTCTCTCCTCAAGATAGCCTCCCACACGCTTGGGGCCGTCAGGCAGAACCTCTTCTGGGCCTTCTCCTATAATCTGGTCGCTTTACCCCTGGCGGTGACGGGGCTCATCCATCCCATCGCATCGGCCGCACTGATGGCGGGCAGTTCCCTGGTGGTGGCCGCCAACTCCCTGAGGCTCGGAGTGGAGAGGCGCCGCGCTCCCGCAAGCGGAGAAAGAGTGGGCGAGAGGGCGGTGTCCCTTGCCTCTTGA
- a CDS encoding cbb3-type cytochrome c oxidase subunit II, with protein MKRAKVIALTAGFVFIMAAIGVQALIPYFTRDTHTTKVSTWVRTDLGLLQEVDGEARPYQGKVKRGREIFIREGCWYCHSMYVRPVAGEDRRWGPVSQAGEYAYDIPHTMSTRRIGPDIIREGGKYGDDWHRAHFFNPRLVVPDSIMPGFPWFYKKYEKPAEEEQEEAGRKLTEGERQRVLPVESEFVPNEDGEAVIAFVQFLGMNRGKWRNAYISRLAGEGSNAIADNASLARGKKSFNRRCAGCHGKDGKGDGPAARFFRKVKPRNFTRGVFKFRSTPTGSLPLDTDLYRTITIGVRGTAMPPWNMLPESERWDIIQYIKTFSPAFKKEKPGKPVYVPEAPEPTPAMLARGKNLYEKFQCWQCHAKDGEGDGPAAVGMTDDLGNPILPANFTNGQWKVGPRPGDIFRTLMTGLNGTPMPSYRSFLQSESDTWALSYYVLSFAAE; from the coding sequence GTGAAGCGGGCGAAAGTAATAGCGCTCACGGCGGGGTTCGTGTTCATCATGGCGGCCATCGGGGTGCAGGCGCTCATCCCGTACTTCACCAGGGACACGCACACGACCAAGGTGTCCACATGGGTGCGCACCGACCTGGGGCTGCTTCAGGAGGTGGACGGCGAGGCCCGGCCCTACCAGGGGAAGGTCAAGCGTGGCCGGGAGATATTCATCAGGGAGGGCTGCTGGTACTGCCATTCCATGTATGTCCGTCCGGTGGCCGGGGAGGACCGCAGGTGGGGGCCGGTCTCTCAGGCGGGAGAGTATGCGTACGACATTCCCCACACCATGAGCACCCGCCGCATAGGGCCCGACATCATCCGCGAGGGCGGCAAGTACGGGGACGACTGGCACCGGGCCCACTTTTTCAACCCCCGCCTCGTGGTGCCCGACTCCATCATGCCCGGCTTCCCGTGGTTTTACAAGAAGTATGAGAAGCCCGCGGAAGAGGAGCAGGAGGAGGCCGGGCGGAAGCTTACCGAGGGGGAGCGCCAGCGCGTCCTTCCCGTGGAGTCCGAGTTTGTTCCCAACGAGGACGGGGAGGCCGTCATCGCCTTCGTCCAGTTCCTGGGGATGAACCGGGGGAAATGGAGAAACGCCTATATCTCCCGGTTGGCCGGCGAGGGGTCCAACGCCATCGCGGACAATGCGTCCCTCGCGCGGGGCAAGAAGAGCTTTAATCGCCGCTGCGCGGGCTGCCACGGCAAGGACGGGAAAGGCGACGGCCCGGCGGCCAGGTTCTTCCGGAAAGTCAAGCCCCGGAACTTCACCCGGGGGGTTTTCAAGTTCCGCTCCACGCCCACGGGCTCGCTGCCCCTGGACACCGACCTGTACCGGACCATCACCATCGGTGTTCGGGGGACGGCCATGCCGCCCTGGAACATGCTGCCGGAGTCGGAGCGGTGGGACATCATCCAGTACATAAAGACGTTCTCCCCGGCGTTCAAGAAGGAGAAGCCCGGAAAGCCCGTCTACGTCCCGGAGGCGCCGGAGCCCACGCCGGCAATGCTTGCGCGCGGCAAGAACCTGTACGAAAAATTCCAGTGCTGGCAGTGTCACGCCAAGGACGGCGAGGGGGACGGCCCCGCCGCCGTGGGTATGACCGACGACCTGGGCAACCCCATCCTGCCTGCGAACTTCACCAACGGGCAGTGGAAAGTGGGCCCGCGGCCGGGGGATATCTTCCGGACCTTGATGACCGGGCTGAACGGGACCCCCATGCCGTCGTATCGGAGCTTCCTTCAGTCCGAGAGCGACACTTGGGCCCTGTCGTACTATGTGCTGAGCTTCGCCGCCGAGTAA
- a CDS encoding tetratricopeptide repeat protein, whose amino-acid sequence MAETSYKKWILGLVLLLLVGGAVLVLTGLPRRGGEREPLVPAAPAEGFAAKERNLREQIRNSPERAELYASLGDLYFEQQDFARAADEYEEALKRNPQDADTYNDLGLALHYLGQEDKAVETLRKGTDADPSYQRIWLSLGYVLLSSGKTREARDALERAVELGPETTMGREARKFLQGLPPAQ is encoded by the coding sequence GTGGCGGAGACATCATACAAGAAGTGGATATTGGGCCTAGTCCTTCTTCTCCTGGTGGGCGGGGCCGTCCTCGTGCTCACCGGCCTGCCTCGCCGGGGAGGGGAGCGGGAGCCCCTCGTCCCGGCGGCACCGGCAGAGGGATTTGCGGCGAAGGAGCGGAACCTGCGGGAGCAGATCCGGAACAGCCCGGAGCGGGCGGAGCTTTACGCGAGCCTGGGCGACCTGTACTTTGAGCAGCAGGATTTCGCCCGCGCGGCGGACGAATACGAAGAGGCCCTCAAGCGAAATCCGCAGGACGCGGACACCTACAACGACCTGGGGCTGGCCCTCCACTACCTGGGGCAGGAGGACAAGGCCGTCGAAACATTGAGAAAAGGAACGGACGCGGACCCCTCCTACCAGCGTATCTGGCTCTCCCTGGGGTACGTCCTTCTCTCAAGCGGCAAAACCAGGGAGGCCCGGGATGCCCTAGAGAGAGCCGTCGAGCTGGGCCCTGAGACCACGATGGGCAGGGAGGCCCGGAAGTTCCTGCAGGGGCTGCCCCCGGCCCAATAA
- a CDS encoding cbb3-type cytochrome c oxidase subunit I: MDGEGTLVNKPLVRGWLLWGLGWSFFAPVVGILVSLKFNYPNFLNTEYTVFGRLRPVHINGVIFALYSTLFIGLAYYMVPQITGVRMKWERVGRPLMWLWNLGLAAGFVTLALGYNDGVEVAEFPWPVALVLWLAVAVLMVQILATLAVRKEEKLYVSAWYIIAALVWTTVSLFVGNFILPYHVAGINNVSLHGLYIHYTVGLWITPTGLAVVYFFLPAASRNPLYSHRLGLLGFWSLALFYPFVGIHHYIFSPVLDWTETVAIAASLMLIIPVAAVLVNFYGTLKGRWHTFIDNFTVKLLVVGTFFYFFGSVMGSFEALRSIQTPTHFTDFVIAHSHLTVFGGYVVFALAACYHVWPRVSDKPFSATMARWSTWLIIVGITAMGFGLIVQGLAQGTMLKQGVFFVHSLDSMKPYWLMRTLAGVTMDTGIALVAINLLRGKK, from the coding sequence ATGGACGGGGAAGGTACACTGGTCAATAAGCCTCTGGTAAGGGGATGGCTTCTCTGGGGTCTCGGCTGGTCCTTCTTTGCCCCCGTGGTGGGCATCCTGGTCTCCCTGAAATTCAACTATCCGAACTTCCTGAATACCGAATACACGGTATTCGGCCGTTTGAGGCCGGTGCATATAAACGGGGTCATCTTCGCCCTGTACTCCACCCTGTTCATCGGGTTGGCCTACTACATGGTGCCCCAGATAACAGGGGTGCGGATGAAATGGGAGCGCGTGGGCCGGCCCCTCATGTGGCTCTGGAACCTGGGTCTGGCCGCGGGGTTCGTCACCCTGGCCCTGGGGTACAACGACGGGGTGGAGGTGGCGGAGTTCCCCTGGCCCGTTGCTCTGGTCCTGTGGCTGGCCGTGGCGGTCCTCATGGTGCAGATTCTGGCGACCCTGGCCGTGCGCAAGGAGGAGAAGCTCTATGTCTCGGCCTGGTACATCATCGCGGCCCTGGTATGGACCACCGTGAGCCTCTTCGTGGGAAACTTTATTCTTCCCTATCACGTCGCCGGCATCAACAACGTCTCGCTTCACGGCCTGTACATCCATTACACGGTGGGCCTCTGGATAACGCCCACAGGGCTGGCCGTCGTCTATTTCTTCTTGCCCGCCGCCTCCAGAAACCCTCTGTACAGCCACCGGCTGGGGCTTCTGGGGTTCTGGTCCCTGGCCCTTTTCTACCCCTTCGTGGGAATACACCACTACATCTTCAGCCCGGTGCTGGACTGGACAGAGACCGTCGCCATCGCGGCGAGCCTGATGCTCATCATCCCGGTGGCGGCGGTGCTGGTGAACTTTTACGGCACCTTGAAGGGCAGGTGGCACACCTTCATAGACAACTTTACCGTGAAGCTTCTCGTCGTGGGCACGTTCTTCTATTTTTTCGGCAGCGTGATGGGCTCCTTCGAAGCACTGAGGAGCATTCAAACGCCCACCCACTTTACGGACTTCGTCATCGCCCATTCGCATCTCACGGTCTTCGGCGGCTACGTGGTCTTCGCCCTTGCCGCCTGCTACCACGTCTGGCCGCGCGTCAGCGACAAGCCCTTCAGCGCCACCATGGCCCGGTGGAGCACCTGGCTCATTATCGTCGGCATCACGGCCATGGGTTTCGGGCTCATCGTTCAGGGCCTCGCACAGGGGACCATGCTCAAGCAGGGGGTCTTCTTCGTGCACAGCCTGGACTCCATGAAACCCTACTGGCTCATGAGGACCCTTGCCGGCGTAACGATGGATACGGGCATCGCGCTCGTTGCCATTAACCTTCTGAGGGGGAAGAAGTGA
- a CDS encoding sulfite exporter TauE/SafE family protein — protein sequence MPEIYLLTLAAGLTGGLGHCIGMCGPIVASYSLVLPARSFLPHALYNAGRITTYVLLGAGVALAGSFSVTAAGVLPAEHLHWLGKMPMALAGVFVVLMGASTAGWLPLAGYLERGVGRLPVLGRLVGLFAGEASVGTFYPMGVALGFLPCGLVYSVLMTALGMGVEAQTHGAALLSGMALMFLFGLGTVAPLAAFGKVAGLLGERARKRLSAVSGGIVVLMGVLILVRALG from the coding sequence ATGCCGGAAATCTATCTCCTGACCCTGGCTGCCGGACTCACCGGAGGCCTGGGCCATTGCATCGGCATGTGCGGCCCCATCGTGGCGTCCTATTCGCTGGTCCTGCCGGCCAGGAGCTTTCTTCCCCACGCGCTTTATAACGCCGGCAGAATAACCACCTACGTGCTCCTCGGGGCTGGCGTGGCACTCGCGGGCTCTTTCTCGGTGACGGCCGCCGGGGTTCTCCCGGCGGAGCATCTGCACTGGCTCGGGAAGATGCCCATGGCCCTGGCGGGGGTGTTCGTCGTCCTCATGGGGGCGAGCACGGCGGGATGGCTGCCTCTGGCCGGCTACCTCGAAAGAGGGGTGGGGCGTCTCCCCGTACTTGGGCGGCTCGTGGGCCTTTTCGCGGGCGAGGCGTCGGTGGGGACGTTCTATCCCATGGGTGTGGCCCTGGGTTTTCTGCCCTGCGGCTTGGTCTATTCGGTCCTGATGACCGCCCTGGGGATGGGCGTGGAGGCCCAAACTCACGGAGCGGCCCTCTTAAGCGGCATGGCCCTGATGTTTCTTTTCGGCCTGGGGACGGTGGCCCCCCTGGCGGCCTTCGGCAAGGTGGCCGGGCTCCTGGGTGAGCGGGCAAGGAAGAGGCTGTCCGCGGTCTCGGGGGGTATCGTCGTTCTCATGGGGGTGCTCATCCTCGTGAGGGCGCTGGGCTGA
- a CDS encoding GAF domain-containing protein produces the protein MEAGKFCTPDMCSLCEEIASAYGLDETLNVLARNMANALNARACAIYLFEREKLSLVPAASHGLPIGLLPSGPRPVKEGSIELRVLGGEVVDVPDIAGRSDVLDGEALASAGVRSASFHCLRVRGRALGLVAVYSDAPRELSEVERRTARTLTSLGGVLADRATIWERMETLIETARSLSSTLSLDEVLGRLVERAAESLDLKAASIRLLGPERERLDIRATYGLSDAYLAKGPVEVARSPLDRECIAGNVVEISDVERDGRLQYQEAIREEGIGALLSVPLTSRGTVLGVLRVYTAHPYKFSRSEVDYISALASHGAAAIENARLFEHIQKEYEELTRDVWKWYDWGARFPRM, from the coding sequence ATGGAAGCAGGCAAGTTCTGCACGCCCGACATGTGCTCCCTCTGCGAAGAGATTGCCTCGGCGTACGGACTGGACGAGACCCTGAACGTGCTGGCCCGGAACATGGCAAACGCCCTGAACGCCAGGGCCTGCGCCATCTATCTCTTCGAGCGGGAGAAGCTTTCCCTCGTGCCCGCCGCCTCCCACGGCCTCCCAATTGGCCTCCTCCCGAGCGGTCCCCGCCCTGTGAAGGAGGGCTCGATTGAGCTCAGGGTGCTCGGGGGAGAGGTGGTGGACGTCCCGGACATCGCGGGAAGGTCCGACGTCCTGGACGGCGAAGCCCTGGCGTCGGCCGGCGTGCGGTCCGCCTCTTTCCACTGCCTCCGGGTGCGAGGCAGGGCCCTGGGCCTTGTGGCGGTGTACAGCGACGCACCCCGGGAGCTTTCGGAGGTGGAGAGGAGGACGGCCCGGACCCTGACCTCCCTGGGCGGGGTCCTTGCAGACAGGGCGACCATCTGGGAGAGGATGGAAACCCTCATCGAGACGGCGCGCTCCCTGAGCTCCACGCTCTCCCTGGACGAGGTCCTGGGCAGGCTCGTGGAGCGGGCGGCGGAGTCCCTGGACCTCAAGGCCGCTTCCATCAGGCTCCTGGGCCCCGAGAGGGAGAGGCTTGACATCAGGGCCACCTACGGGCTGAGCGACGCCTATCTGGCCAAGGGACCCGTGGAGGTGGCCAGAAGCCCCCTGGACAGGGAATGCATCGCGGGCAACGTCGTCGAGATATCCGACGTCGAGCGCGACGGGAGGCTCCAGTATCAGGAGGCCATCCGGGAAGAAGGCATAGGGGCGCTGCTTTCCGTCCCCCTCACCTCGCGGGGCACGGTGCTCGGCGTCCTCAGGGTCTATACGGCTCATCCCTACAAGTTCTCCCGGTCCGAGGTCGATTACATCTCCGCCCTGGCAAGCCACGGGGCGGCTGCCATCGAGAACGCGCGCCTCTTCGAGCACATCCAGAAAGAGTACGAGGAGCTGACCAGGGATGTCTGGAAATGGTACGACTGGGGTGCGCGCTTCCCCCGGATGTAA
- a CDS encoding ATP-dependent DNA ligase, translating to MDETPFARLAGLCRELERTKKRTELSRLLGEFLMELPSEEVPVAVHLVLGDVFPKADHRTLNISGSSFFEALSGLLVLTRDRVEDAFRRAADFGEAVRILLKEGGHRPEGGGLTISGVYRALEEIAGAAGPGSRARKLDLLRGLLARASPLEAKCLAKAVVGEMRHGVEEGMVLESLGRTLGIEGELLRRANMLTGDVGRVAGVAIARGAEGLGEESIRLFRPVKPMLAEMATDVAEVFGAMEAPFSLEYKIDGARIQAHCDAGNCRLYSRSLSDLTPVFPEVVRDVRSALALESAVLDGEVAALDRDGRPLPFQVLSRRLGRKRDLKRMIEELPVRVFFFDILYKDGSLLVDLPYAERWEALRRTGLSLAPRIVPRSLAEGEAFFRRAVDEGFEGLLAKALGSPYRPGMRGGLWLKVKKAISLDLVITAAEWGYGRRRGWLSNYHLSARDEESGGLVMVGKTYKGLTDGEFQEMTRRLLALKRGERGGTVFVEPRVVVEVLFSDIQRSPRYRGGYALRFARIARLREDKTPREADTIQSIGKIYRGQLAPRPAEA from the coding sequence ATGGATGAGACCCCTTTTGCCCGGCTCGCCGGCCTGTGCCGGGAGCTGGAGAGGACGAAGAAGCGTACGGAGCTTTCCCGGCTCCTGGGAGAATTTCTTATGGAGCTTCCTTCGGAGGAGGTCCCCGTCGCCGTCCACCTCGTCCTGGGCGACGTCTTTCCCAAAGCCGACCACCGCACCCTGAACATAAGCGGCTCGTCGTTTTTCGAGGCCCTGTCGGGCCTCCTCGTTCTCACCCGGGACCGGGTGGAGGACGCCTTCCGCAGGGCGGCCGATTTCGGCGAGGCGGTCCGCATCCTCCTCAAGGAGGGCGGGCACCGCCCTGAGGGCGGCGGGCTTACCATTTCCGGCGTCTACCGCGCCCTGGAGGAGATAGCCGGGGCTGCGGGGCCGGGCTCCCGGGCGCGAAAGCTCGACCTCTTGAGGGGGCTCCTCGCCCGCGCCAGTCCCCTGGAGGCCAAGTGCCTGGCCAAGGCCGTGGTGGGCGAGATGCGCCACGGCGTGGAGGAGGGCATGGTCCTGGAGTCGCTGGGCCGCACCCTGGGCATCGAGGGCGAGCTTCTCCGCCGGGCCAACATGCTCACGGGTGACGTGGGCCGCGTGGCCGGGGTGGCCATTGCCCGGGGCGCCGAAGGGCTCGGGGAAGAGAGCATCCGCCTTTTCCGGCCGGTCAAGCCCATGCTGGCCGAGATGGCAACGGACGTGGCGGAGGTCTTCGGGGCCATGGAGGCTCCCTTTTCCCTGGAGTACAAGATAGACGGCGCCCGCATCCAGGCGCACTGCGATGCGGGGAATTGCCGCCTTTACTCCCGGAGCCTGAGCGACCTGACGCCGGTCTTCCCCGAGGTTGTGCGCGACGTGCGGAGCGCGCTCGCTCTGGAAAGCGCGGTCCTGGACGGCGAGGTCGCGGCCCTGGACAGGGACGGCCGTCCCCTGCCTTTTCAGGTCCTGAGCCGGAGGCTCGGGCGGAAAAGGGACCTCAAGCGGATGATTGAGGAGCTTCCCGTGCGGGTTTTCTTCTTTGACATCCTTTACAAGGACGGCTCACTCCTCGTAGACCTCCCCTACGCCGAGCGCTGGGAGGCCCTGCGCCGGACGGGCCTGTCCCTCGCCCCCCGCATCGTGCCCCGGAGCCTGGCCGAGGGCGAAGCCTTCTTCAGGAGGGCCGTGGACGAAGGCTTCGAGGGGCTTCTGGCCAAGGCCCTCGGTTCGCCCTATAGGCCGGGGATGCGGGGCGGGCTCTGGCTCAAAGTGAAGAAAGCCATCTCCCTGGACCTGGTCATCACGGCTGCGGAGTGGGGCTACGGGCGGAGACGGGGCTGGCTGAGCAATTACCACCTTTCGGCGCGCGACGAGGAAAGCGGTGGGCTCGTCATGGTGGGAAAGACGTACAAGGGCCTTACGGATGGGGAGTTTCAGGAGATGACCAGGCGGCTTCTGGCCCTGAAGAGGGGCGAGCGCGGAGGCACCGTCTTCGTGGAGCCCCGGGTGGTGGTGGAGGTGCTTTTCTCCGACATCCAGAGAAGCCCCCGTTACCGGGGAGGCTATGCCCTCCGGTTTGCCCGCATCGCCCGCCTGAGGGAGGACAAGACCCCCCGCGAGGCCGATACCATCCAGAGCATCGGGAAAATTTACAGGGGACAGCTTGCGCCCCGGCCCGCGGAGGCGTAA
- the fen gene encoding flap endonuclease-1, producing MGVNLAPIALREESTLEALRDRVLAVDGNAELYQFLALIRQPDGTPLRDSRGNVTSHLVGLLYRSTRLVSEHGARLVFVFDGKPPRLKREVLAGRRRLRERYEREYREARARGDLAEAYSKAVMTSRLTPSMTEDAKRLLALLGIPFVQAPGEGEAQAAHMASWGDAWAVGSKDFDSLLFGAPRLVRFVTFTGRERLPSKGISRPLVPEIIHAGRMLDKLGISREQLVDLAILMGTDFNPGIRGIGPKTALNLLKKHGRLEDLPAEVGRKVTERYEEIRDVFLRPEVTDDYGISFEEPDEEGVYRFLCEERDFSRQRVKTAVQRLKAPPRKR from the coding sequence ATGGGAGTGAACCTCGCACCCATCGCCCTCAGGGAGGAGAGCACTCTTGAGGCCCTCCGCGACAGGGTCCTGGCCGTGGACGGAAACGCGGAGCTGTATCAGTTTCTGGCCCTGATTCGCCAGCCCGACGGCACCCCGCTTCGGGACTCCCGCGGCAACGTTACCTCCCACCTGGTGGGCCTTCTGTACCGCTCTACCCGGCTCGTGAGCGAGCACGGGGCCCGGCTGGTCTTCGTGTTCGACGGGAAGCCCCCGCGGCTCAAACGGGAGGTCCTGGCCGGGAGGCGGCGGCTGAGGGAGCGGTACGAGCGGGAGTATCGGGAGGCACGGGCGCGGGGAGACCTCGCGGAGGCCTATTCCAAGGCCGTGATGACCTCGCGGCTTACCCCCTCGATGACCGAGGATGCCAAACGCCTCCTGGCCCTTCTGGGAATTCCCTTCGTTCAGGCGCCGGGGGAGGGCGAAGCGCAGGCCGCCCACATGGCCTCGTGGGGGGACGCCTGGGCCGTGGGAAGCAAGGACTTCGACTCCCTTCTTTTCGGGGCGCCGCGCCTGGTCAGGTTCGTCACCTTCACCGGCAGGGAGCGCCTCCCCAGCAAGGGAATCTCCCGCCCCCTCGTCCCCGAGATAATCCATGCCGGGAGAATGCTGGACAAGCTGGGCATAAGCAGGGAGCAGCTCGTGGACCTGGCCATCCTCATGGGGACGGACTTCAACCCCGGCATCAGGGGCATCGGTCCCAAGACGGCCCTTAACCTGTTAAAGAAACACGGGCGCCTGGAGGACCTTCCCGCCGAGGTCGGGAGGAAGGTGACGGAGCGCTACGAAGAAATAAGGGACGTCTTTCTGCGCCCCGAGGTGACGGACGACTACGGCATCTCCTTCGAAGAGCCCGACGAGGAAGGGGTTTACCGCTTTCTCTGCGAGGAGAGGGATTTCTCCCGCCAGAGGGTAAAGACGGCGGTGCAGAGGCTGAAAGCGCCGCCACGGAAAAGGTGA